The following coding sequences are from one Diabrotica virgifera virgifera chromosome 2, PGI_DIABVI_V3a window:
- the LOC114328638 gene encoding uncharacterized protein LOC114328638, with protein MYYSVILLFLGVLFSHGECLSDEMKAKIMDIAKQCNAATGIDDQVVAQALAGNFPTDDKFKKFVLCFGKMIGFLDEEGNPNIAAISEAMKMNFGDQMSTDVIMGCAKKESTPEDTAYNVFKCSFKVIHM; from the exons ATGTATTATTCTGTTATATTATTGTTCCTTGGTGTTCTTTTTTCACACGGAGAG tgcCTTTCTGATGAAATGAAAGCCAAAATAATGGACATAGCAAAGCAGTGCAATGCTGCCACAGGAATAGATGATCAGGTAGTAGCTCAAGCATTGGCAGGAAATTTCCCTACAGACGATAAGTTCAAAAAATTCGTGCTATGTTTTGGCAAAATGATCGGATTTCTGGACGAAGAAGGTAATCCAAACATTGCTGCTATTTCCGAAGCGATGAAGATGAATTTTGGTGATCAAATGTCGACAGATGTCATTATGGGGTGCGCGAAGAAAGAAAGTACGCCAGAGGATACGGCGTATAATGTATTTAAATGTTCCTTTAAGGTTATTCATATGTAA